The following are encoded together in the Macadamia integrifolia cultivar HAES 741 chromosome 10, SCU_Mint_v3, whole genome shotgun sequence genome:
- the LOC122091289 gene encoding protein TRANSPORT INHIBITOR RESPONSE 1-like: protein MPMAYLFPEEVLEHVFSFIDSEKDRNAISLVCKSWYEIERWCRHRIFIGNCYAVSPRILIRRFPEVRSVSMKGKPHFADFNLVPQGWGGFLYPWVAAMAQAYPWLEELRLKRMVVTDDTLELISRSFKNFEVLVLSSCEGFTTDGLASIAANCRNLRELDLRESEVNDPSGNWLSHFPESCTSLVSLNFACLEGEVSFSALERLVGRCTNLRTLRLNQAVPLEKLPNLLHRAPQLVDLGTGVYSAEVRPELYSKLAGAFASCKELKSLSGLWEVLPAYLPAIYPVCAGLTSLNLSYATIQSPDLTKLVSQCHNLQRLWVLDHIEDSGLHALAASCKDLQELRVFPSDPYSAVQNVSLTEQGLVSVSEGCPKFHSVLYFCRQMSNAALVTIARNRPNMTRFRLCILEPQIPDYLTLQPLDAGFGAIVEHCKDLQRLSMSGLLTDLVFEYIGTHAKRLEMLSVAFAGDSDLGLHHVLSGCKSLRKLEIRDCPFGDKALLANASKLETMRSLWMSSCSVSLGACKLLGQKMRRLNVEVMDEREPPDSRPDDCSVEKLYVYRSVAGPRLDNPNFVWTIDENSASRLS from the exons ATGCCAATGGCGTATTtgtttcctgaagaggttctAGAGCATGTTTTCTCTTTCATTGACTCGGAGAAGGACCGAAATGCCATTTCTCTTGTCTGCAAGTCTTGGTACGAGATTGAACGGTGGTGTCGGCATCGGATCTTCATCGGCAACTGCTATGCCGTTAGTCCGAGGATTTTGATTAGACGGTTCCCTGAGGTCCGATCTGTGTCTATGAAAGGGAAACCTCATTTTGCAGATTTCAATCTGGTGCCACAGGGATGGGGAGGTTTTCTATACCCTTGGGTTGCTGCTATGGCTCAGGCTTATCCTTGGTTGGAGGAGCTCAGGCTGAAACGTATGGTGGTGACGGACGATACATTGGAACTGATTTCTCGTTCCTTTAAGAACTTTGAGGTTTTGGTTCTTTCGTCCTGTGAGGGTTTCACTACTGACGGACTCGCCTCCATTGCTGCCAATTGCAG GAACCTGAGAGAGTTAGACTTGCGGGAGAGTGAAGTGAATGATCCGAGTGGAAATTGGCTTAGCCATTTCCCGGAGTCATGTACTTCACTGGTTTCCCTTAACTTTGCATGCCTTGAAGGTGAGGTGAGCTTCTCTGCACTGGAACGTCTGGTAGGAAGGTGCACCAACCTCAGAACCCTACGGCTAAACCAAGCTGTGCCCCTAGAAAAGCTTCCCAACCTCCTCCATCGGGCCCCTCAGCTGGTTGATCTGGGTACAGGGGTATACTCAGCTGAGGTCCGTCCCGAACTCTACTCAAAGCTTGCAGGTGCCTTTGCAAGCTGCAAGGAGCTTAAAAGCCTGTCTGGGTTATGGGAAGTGCTTCCTGCTTATCTGCCAGCTATCTACCCTGTTTGTGCTGGACTCACATCGTTGAACTTGAGCTATGCTACCATCCAAAGCCCGGATCTAACGAAGCTTGTTAGCCAGTGTCACAATCTGCAGCGATTGTGG GTACTGGATCACATTGAAGATAGCGGCCTTCATGCTCTTGCAGCATCTTGCAAGGACTTGCAGGAACTGAGGGTATTTCCTTCAGATCCGTATAGTGCAGTGCAGAATGTCTCACTAACAGAACAGGGCCTTGTCTCCGTTTCTGAGGGCTGTCCCAAGTTTCATTCAGTGCTTTACTTCTGCCGCCAAATGTCCAATGCTGCCCTAGTTACCATTGCTAGAAACCGCCCCAACATGACCCGTTTCCGTCTGTGCATCCTTGAGCCTCAGATTCCTGATTACCTTACTCTACAGCCCCTTGATGCGGGCTTTGGTGCTATAGTGGAACACTGCAAGGATCTCCAGCGCCTTTCCATGTCTGGCCTCCTCACAGATCTAGTATTTGAGTACATTGGCACTCATGCCAAGAGGCTTGAGATGCTGTCAGTGGCCTTTGCTGGGGATAGTGACTTGGGCCTCCATCATGTACTGTCGGGGTGTAAGAGCCTTCGGAAGCTGGAGATCCGGGACTGCCCCTTTGGTGACAAGGCTCTCTTGGCCAATGCATCAAAGCTGGAGACAATGCGATCCCTTTGGATGTCTTCATGCTCGGTTAGTTTAGGAGCGTGTAAGCTGTTGGGTCAGAAGATGCGGAGGCTCAATGTGGAAGTTATGGATGAGAGGGAACCACCAGATTCTAGGCCGGATGATTGTTCTGTTGAAAAACTCTATGTTTATCGATCAGTTGCTGGGCCTAGGTTGGACAATCCAAACTTTGTTTGGACAATAGATGAGAACTCTGCCTCGAGGCTTTCTTAG
- the LOC122091290 gene encoding uncharacterized protein LOC122091290, producing MAPSKGVVITVPVLVLSVASAAIFLFFLFSSLSSCSCPTTTTTSIATTATTDTATASSSANKRSTTDRISPTAEDIEWVRDQIQRNNLHMQLNVLRKGINPRTRAQQLQDLNQFKGISHYEGDEANNHTSLPCPGELLVEEHHSNYGEPWAGGRDVFEFLAESVQLKPDSRVLEIGCGTLRVGLHFIRYLVPEHFHCLERDELSLMAAIRYELPSQGLLYKRPLIVKGEDMEFRRFGSGFLYDLIYASAVFLHMPDKLVWVGLERLVTRLKPYDGRIFVSHNIKFCSRLGGEECTKRLTSIGLEYLRKHTHDSLLFNHYEIWFEFGRSKV from the exons ATGGCTCCATCGAAGGGTGTTGTGATTACAGTGCCAGTGCTTGTGCTCTCAGTAGCTTCGGCTgccatcttcctcttcttcctcttctcctctctctcctcatgcTCCTGccccactaccaccaccacctccatcgCCACTACCGCCACCACCGACACCGCCACCGCCTCCTCCTCCGCCAACAAGAGATCAACAACGGATCGAATATCTCCAACAGCTGAAGACATTGAGTGGGTGAGAGATCAAATCCAGCGGAACAACCTACATATGCAACTCAATGTCCTCCGCAAGGGCATCAACCCTCGCACCCGCGCCCAACAGCTCCAAGATTTGAACCA ATTCAAGGGTATCTCTCATTACGAAGGAGATGAAGCGAACAACCACACTTCCTTGCCATGCCCTGGGGAATTGCTCGTGGAGGAGCACCATAGCAACTACGGGGAACCGTGGGCTGGAGGTCGCGATGTGTTTGAGTTCCTTGCAGAGTCAGTTCAGCTGAAGCCCGACTCACGCGTCCTTGAGATTGGATGCGGTACCCTTCGTGTTGGATTGCATTTTATCCGTTACCTGGTTCCAGAGCACTTCCATTGCCTAGAAAGGGATGAGCTTTCTCTTATGGCGGCAATTAGGTATGAGCTCCCATCTCAGGGTTTATTGTACAAGCGCCCATTGATTGTGAAAGGTGAGGATATGGAATTCCGTAGGTTTGGATCAGGATTCTTGTATGATTTGATCTATGCAAGTGCTGTTTTCCTTCACATGCCTGATAAGCTCGTTTGGGTGGGATTGGAGAGGCTGGTGACAAGGTTAAAGCCTTATGATGGCCGGATCTTTGTCTCTCACAATATAAAGTTCTGTTCTAGGTTGGGAGGAGAGGAGTGTACAAAGAGGTTGACAAGTATAGGGCTTGAGTATCTTCGAAAACATACTCATGATAGCTTGCTCTTCAACCACTATGAGATTTGGTTTGAGTTCGGACGATCTAAGGTTTAA